In Alphaproteobacteria bacterium, the following are encoded in one genomic region:
- a CDS encoding P-II family nitrogen regulator, which translates to MKKIEAIIKPFKLDDVKDALEKVGVKGMTLTEVKGFGRQKGQTDFYKETDYVVDFLPKLKIEIFADDDHVDNIVKALISSAQTGRIGDGKIFITPLENVIRIRTEEAGSIAL; encoded by the coding sequence ATGAAAAAAATCGAAGCCATTATCAAGCCTTTCAAGCTAGACGACGTTAAAGATGCCCTTGAAAAAGTTGGCGTTAAAGGAATGACACTTACTGAAGTTAAAGGATTCGGTCGTCAAAAAGGGCAAACGGACTTCTACAAAGAGACAGATTATGTTGTCGATTTTCTACCGAAGCTCAAAATCGAAATCTTTGCTGATGATGATCATGTCGATAACATTGTTAAGGCTTTGATTTCATCAGCTCAAACTGGCCGCATTGGAGATGGTAAAATTTTTATTACCCCTCTTGAAAATGTGATTCGCATCAGAACCGAAGAAGCAGGAAGCATTGCGCTTTAA